The Agromyces mangrovi genome contains a region encoding:
- a CDS encoding A/G-specific adenine glycosylase, translated as MPEAVALAPAVVAWFARNARDLPWRRPDCTPWGVLVSEFMLQQTQVSRVVPAFEAWMRRWPTPAALAAEPASEAVRAWGGLGYPRRAMWLHRAAVEIVERHDGDVPADVDALLALQGIGPYTARAVAAFAFGLREPVVDTNTRRVIARAVRGNGEAGPPDARADLAAMAELLPHEASDARSFNAGMMELGAVVCTARAPACDDCPIAARCAWRAAGSPAYDGPRRRTQARFEGSDRQVRGIVMRELRAAHRPVTRDELAPSWTDAAQLARAIDSLVADGLAGEGPEGLSLPE; from the coding sequence ATGCCTGAGGCGGTCGCGCTGGCGCCCGCCGTCGTGGCCTGGTTCGCGCGGAACGCGCGCGACCTGCCGTGGCGACGGCCCGACTGCACGCCCTGGGGCGTGCTCGTGAGCGAGTTCATGCTGCAGCAGACGCAGGTCTCGCGCGTCGTGCCCGCGTTCGAGGCGTGGATGCGGCGCTGGCCGACGCCCGCGGCCCTCGCCGCGGAGCCCGCGTCGGAAGCGGTGCGCGCCTGGGGCGGGCTGGGCTACCCGCGGCGCGCGATGTGGCTGCACCGCGCCGCCGTCGAGATCGTCGAGCGCCACGACGGCGACGTGCCCGCAGACGTCGACGCACTGCTCGCGCTGCAGGGAATCGGGCCGTACACCGCGCGAGCCGTCGCGGCGTTCGCGTTCGGGCTGCGCGAGCCCGTGGTCGACACGAACACGCGGCGCGTGATCGCGCGGGCGGTGCGCGGCAATGGCGAGGCGGGCCCGCCCGACGCCCGAGCGGACCTGGCGGCCATGGCGGAACTGCTCCCGCACGAGGCATCCGATGCCCGGTCGTTCAACGCCGGGATGATGGAGCTCGGCGCGGTCGTATGCACCGCGCGGGCGCCCGCCTGCGACGACTGCCCGATCGCGGCGCGCTGCGCGTGGCGCGCCGCCGGCTCCCCCGCGTACGACGGGCCGCGCCGGCGCACGCAGGCGCGGTTCGAGGGTTCCGACCGGCAGGTGCGCGGCATCGTCATGCGCGAGCTGCGCGCGGCGCACCGCCCGGTGACGCGCGACGAGCTCGCGCCGTCATGGACGGATGCCGCGCAGCTCGCCCGCGCAATCGACTCGCTCGTCGCCGACGGGCTCGCCGGAGAGGGCCCCGAGGGGCTCTCGCTCCCGGAGTGA
- a CDS encoding ketopantoate reductase family protein codes for MRIGIVGAGALGGAFAALLARAGHDVEVTARGAGLEAIARDGIRLSGGYGEAHVRVAASDRLSQRPDLALVCTKAQDARQAIADNRDALDGTVVVIVQNGLEGVATARELLPAADCHGMLSIIAANYTEPGHVRITTTAASYLGRGSGPADDDSRRVAALLSDAAPVVAIDGFEGAQWTKLVVNMLNALPAITGLSVQEVIADRRLRRVLTASMRETVRVGIANGVRFGALQGLGDRRLRLFARLPLALGQVLPRGMGARMGPVPNLGSTLQSIRRGQRTEVDYLNGTVVRRADAAGVPAPVNRTLTALVHRVEETGAHVPVDEVLEAFDA; via the coding sequence GTGAGGATCGGGATCGTCGGGGCGGGCGCGCTCGGCGGCGCGTTCGCGGCGCTGCTCGCCCGTGCGGGCCACGACGTCGAGGTGACGGCGCGGGGCGCGGGGCTCGAGGCGATCGCACGCGACGGCATCCGGCTGAGCGGCGGCTACGGCGAGGCGCACGTGCGCGTCGCGGCATCCGACCGCCTCTCGCAGCGACCCGACCTCGCGCTCGTCTGCACCAAGGCGCAGGATGCCCGGCAGGCGATCGCCGACAACCGCGACGCGCTCGACGGCACGGTCGTCGTGATCGTGCAGAACGGGCTCGAGGGCGTCGCGACCGCGCGCGAGCTGCTGCCCGCGGCCGACTGCCACGGCATGCTCTCGATCATCGCCGCGAACTACACCGAACCCGGGCACGTGCGCATCACCACCACCGCGGCGAGCTACCTCGGCCGCGGTTCCGGGCCCGCCGACGACGACTCGCGTCGCGTCGCCGCGCTGCTCTCGGACGCGGCGCCCGTCGTCGCGATCGACGGCTTCGAGGGCGCCCAGTGGACCAAGCTCGTGGTCAACATGCTGAACGCGCTGCCCGCGATCACCGGGCTCAGCGTGCAGGAGGTCATCGCCGACCGCCGGCTGCGACGGGTGCTCACCGCGTCGATGCGCGAGACCGTGCGCGTCGGCATCGCGAACGGCGTGCGGTTCGGCGCGCTCCAGGGGCTCGGCGACCGGCGGCTGCGCCTCTTCGCACGCCTGCCGCTCGCGCTCGGGCAGGTGCTCCCGCGGGGCATGGGCGCGCGCATGGGGCCGGTGCCGAACCTCGGTTCGACGCTGCAGAGCATCCGTCGCGGGCAGCGCACCGAGGTCGACTACCTGAACGGCACGGTGGTGCGGCGAGCGGATGCCGCTGGGGTGCCCGCGCCCGTGAACCGCACGCTCACCGCGCTGGTGCACCGCGTCGAGGAGACGGGCGCGCACGTGCCGGTCGACGAGGTGCTCGAGGCGTTCGATGCCTGA
- the truB gene encoding tRNA pseudouridine(55) synthase TruB: MTPVTSGILLVDKPQQITSHGVVGRVRRLAGTRKVGHAGTLDPMATGLLVIGIGASTRLLHHMVGLDKRYEATIRLGATTVTDDAEGEVVEVADAAAVDAVTRDAVDAGIRALTGAIEQVPSAVSAIKVDGRRAYDRVRAGEDVELAARAVTVHGFAVDAERRGDRWIDLDVTVDCSSGTYIRALARDLGAALGVGGHLTMLRRTRVGPFDVVDAVELADDTDVASALLAPAEAASRVLPRVDVDAGQATDLGHGKRVALDPGSRGPFAAVDPDGRLVAIVDRRGDTLAVVTGFPAEEAS, translated from the coding sequence TTGACCCCCGTGACCAGCGGCATCCTCCTCGTCGACAAGCCGCAGCAGATCACCAGCCACGGGGTGGTCGGGCGGGTGCGGCGCCTCGCCGGCACCCGGAAGGTCGGCCACGCCGGCACCCTCGACCCGATGGCCACCGGCCTGCTCGTGATCGGCATCGGCGCGTCCACGCGCCTGCTGCACCACATGGTCGGCCTCGACAAGCGCTACGAGGCGACGATCCGGCTCGGCGCCACGACCGTGACCGACGACGCCGAGGGCGAGGTCGTCGAGGTCGCGGACGCCGCAGCGGTGGACGCGGTCACCCGGGACGCGGTCGACGCCGGTATCCGCGCCCTCACCGGCGCCATCGAGCAGGTGCCGAGCGCCGTCAGCGCCATCAAGGTCGACGGCCGCCGCGCCTACGACCGGGTGCGTGCGGGGGAGGACGTGGAGCTCGCCGCGCGTGCCGTCACCGTGCACGGCTTCGCGGTCGACGCCGAGCGGCGCGGCGACCGCTGGATCGACCTCGACGTGACGGTCGACTGCTCGTCGGGCACGTACATTCGTGCCCTCGCGCGCGACCTCGGGGCGGCGCTGGGGGTCGGCGGTCACCTCACGATGCTCCGCCGCACGCGCGTCGGCCCGTTCGACGTGGTCGACGCGGTCGAGCTCGCCGACGACACCGACGTGGCATCCGCCCTGCTGGCGCCCGCCGAGGCGGCGTCGCGCGTGCTGCCCCGCGTCGACGTCGACGCAGGCCAGGCGACCGACCTCGGTCACGGCAAGCGCGTCGCGCTGGACCCCGGCTCCCGCGGCCCGTTCGCGGCCGTCGACCCCGACGGGCGCCTCGTCGCGATCGTCGACCGCCGCGGCGACACCCTCGCCGTGGTCACCGGATTCCCCGCCGAGGAGGCATCGTGA
- a CDS encoding bifunctional riboflavin kinase/FAD synthetase, with the protein MRVFDGLADVPADAGPSVVTIGKFDGVHTGHRAVIAELRARAEALGVASAVVTFDRHPLAHLAPEKCPEPLVSVRQKLDLLAGTGVDETLLLHFDARLASLEPDEFVRRVLVDALGAREVLVGGDFRYGHRGAGDVASLAAAGERYGFAVRVVGDVVPEADRRVSSTWIRELLDAGDVAAAGRLLGHEPSVRGIVVHGAARGRELGFPTANLAAESEGLIPADGVYAGWLVDGGERLPAAISVGNNPTFEGVPQRQVEAYVLDRELDLYDHVVDIAFAERLRGMVAFDGLEPLMAQMRQDVEDVRSALG; encoded by the coding sequence GTGAGGGTGTTCGACGGTCTGGCCGACGTACCGGCCGACGCCGGGCCCTCGGTCGTCACGATCGGCAAGTTCGACGGCGTCCACACGGGCCATCGCGCGGTCATCGCCGAGCTGCGGGCGCGCGCGGAGGCCCTCGGCGTCGCGTCGGCCGTGGTCACCTTCGACCGGCATCCGCTCGCCCACCTCGCGCCCGAGAAGTGCCCGGAGCCGCTCGTGAGCGTGCGCCAGAAGCTCGACCTGCTCGCCGGCACGGGCGTCGACGAGACCCTCCTGCTGCACTTCGATGCGCGGCTCGCATCGCTCGAGCCCGACGAGTTCGTGCGCCGGGTGCTGGTCGACGCGCTCGGCGCCCGCGAGGTGCTCGTCGGCGGAGACTTCCGCTACGGGCACCGCGGCGCGGGCGACGTCGCGAGCCTCGCCGCGGCCGGCGAGCGGTACGGGTTCGCCGTGCGCGTCGTCGGCGACGTCGTGCCCGAGGCGGATCGCCGGGTCTCGTCGACCTGGATCCGCGAACTGCTCGACGCGGGCGACGTGGCCGCGGCCGGCCGCCTGCTGGGTCACGAGCCGAGCGTGCGCGGCATCGTCGTGCACGGTGCGGCGCGCGGGCGGGAGCTCGGCTTCCCGACCGCGAACCTCGCCGCGGAGTCGGAGGGCCTCATCCCGGCCGACGGCGTCTACGCCGGCTGGCTGGTCGACGGCGGCGAGCGGCTGCCCGCCGCGATCTCGGTCGGGAACAACCCGACGTTCGAGGGCGTGCCGCAGCGCCAGGTCGAGGCGTACGTGCTCGATCGGGAGCTCGACCTCTACGATCACGTGGTCGACATCGCGTTCGCCGAGCGCCTGCGCGGCATGGTCGCCTTCGACGGGCTGGAGCCGCTCATGGCGCAGATGCGCCAGGACGTCGAGGACGTCCGGTCGGCACTGGGCTGA
- a CDS encoding ROK family protein: MRPLALALDIGGTKVEGALVDDAGTVVPGTRHRRPTGPAATSDELAANVAAVVTATAGALPDDADLIGVGIGSAGPVDLVDGLVSPLNLPVWRGFPLVDLVERTLPGMPVTLRIDGLCITLAEHWVGAGRGVGAMMGMVVSTGVGGGFILDGRAVASPTGNGGHIGHIEVGGFDDPCPCGGTGCVEAVASGPRTVAWARSQGFTGSTGEDLAAAHAAGDEVAIAAVRRAGTAVGRAAASATNLLDLDLVAIGGGFSHVAPAFFDHARAALAERTGFGFVTRLQIVPSALSGDGPLIGAASLVHRPGDLA; encoded by the coding sequence ATGCGCCCCCTCGCACTCGCCCTCGACATCGGCGGCACCAAGGTCGAGGGCGCCCTCGTCGACGACGCCGGCACGGTCGTGCCGGGCACTCGGCACCGGCGCCCGACCGGCCCCGCCGCCACCTCCGACGAACTCGCCGCGAACGTGGCGGCGGTCGTCACCGCGACCGCCGGGGCGCTGCCCGACGACGCCGACCTCATCGGCGTCGGCATCGGCTCGGCCGGCCCGGTCGACCTGGTCGACGGGCTCGTCTCACCCCTGAACCTGCCCGTCTGGCGCGGGTTCCCGCTCGTGGACCTCGTCGAGCGGACGCTCCCCGGCATGCCGGTCACCCTCCGCATCGACGGGCTCTGCATCACGCTCGCCGAGCACTGGGTGGGCGCCGGCCGCGGCGTCGGGGCGATGATGGGCATGGTCGTCTCGACCGGCGTCGGCGGCGGGTTCATCCTCGACGGACGCGCGGTCGCGAGTCCCACCGGCAACGGCGGACACATCGGCCACATCGAGGTCGGCGGCTTCGACGACCCGTGCCCGTGCGGCGGCACGGGCTGCGTCGAGGCCGTGGCATCCGGCCCCCGCACCGTCGCCTGGGCCAGGTCGCAGGGGTTCACCGGCAGCACGGGCGAAGACCTGGCGGCCGCGCACGCCGCGGGCGACGAGGTCGCCATCGCCGCCGTGCGTCGCGCCGGCACCGCGGTCGGTCGCGCCGCGGCATCCGCCACCAACCTGCTCGACCTCGACCTCGTCGCGATCGGCGGCGGCTTCTCGCACGTCGCCCCGGCGTTCTTCGACCACGCACGCGCCGCACTGGCCGAGCGCACCGGCTTCGGGTTCGTGACGCGCCTGCAGATCGTGCCGTCGGCGCTCTCGGGGGACGGCCCGCTCATCGGGGCCGCGTCGCTCGTGCACCGCCCGGGCGATCTCGCCTGA
- a CDS encoding sugar-binding transcriptional regulator — protein sequence MVETDELLSIRAAELYYEENKTQDEIGQALHLTRWKVGRLLSQAKAKGYIRIEIVHPRARRLPIERRLREERGLDDAIVVSSAGVDSADEVQVRTAQAAADYLTALRPVPRTLGVSWGRTLHLVAGHLRQGWASGVGVVQINGGVSLNRRAGTAAATAVAIAQKGAGHATLLPSPAILERIETKRAIESDRVVAGVIEQARSASAYLFSAGAADHGSVHVESGYLAASDVDELVRKGAVGDVVGRYIDPDGNIVDPALDARTVGLTLDELRAADHAIAVIAGRSKHAVADAVVRSGLCTVLVTDEETALHILDG from the coding sequence ATGGTCGAGACCGACGAACTCCTCTCGATCCGGGCTGCGGAGCTCTACTACGAGGAGAACAAGACCCAGGACGAGATCGGCCAGGCGCTGCACCTGACCCGCTGGAAGGTCGGCCGGCTGCTCTCCCAGGCGAAGGCCAAGGGGTACATCCGCATCGAGATCGTGCACCCGCGTGCTCGCCGGCTGCCGATCGAGCGCCGCCTGCGCGAGGAGCGCGGGCTCGACGACGCCATCGTCGTCTCGTCGGCCGGCGTCGACTCGGCCGACGAGGTGCAGGTGCGCACCGCGCAGGCCGCGGCCGACTACCTCACCGCGCTCCGGCCCGTGCCGCGCACCCTCGGCGTCAGCTGGGGTCGCACGCTGCACCTGGTCGCGGGGCACCTCCGCCAGGGCTGGGCCTCGGGCGTGGGCGTCGTGCAGATCAACGGCGGCGTGAGCCTCAACCGACGCGCGGGCACCGCCGCGGCGACCGCGGTCGCCATCGCGCAGAAGGGCGCCGGCCACGCCACGCTCCTGCCGAGTCCCGCCATCCTCGAGCGCATCGAGACCAAGCGCGCCATCGAGTCCGACCGCGTCGTCGCCGGCGTGATCGAGCAGGCCCGCTCGGCGAGCGCGTACCTGTTCAGCGCGGGGGCCGCCGACCACGGGTCGGTGCACGTCGAGAGCGGGTACCTCGCGGCATCCGACGTCGACGAGCTCGTGCGCAAGGGTGCCGTCGGCGATGTCGTCGGCCGCTACATCGACCCCGACGGCAACATCGTCGACCCGGCCCTCGACGCGCGCACCGTCGGCCTCACGCTCGACGAGCTGCGCGCCGCCGACCACGCCATCGCGGTCATCGCCGGCCGCAGCAAGCACGCGGTCGCCGACGCGGTCGTGCGCAGCGGCCTCTGCACCGTCCTCGTCACCGACGAGGAGACGGCACTCCACATCCTCGACGGCTGA